From a region of the Narcine bancroftii isolate sNarBan1 chromosome 5, sNarBan1.hap1, whole genome shotgun sequence genome:
- the LOC138764439 gene encoding AN1-type zinc finger protein 6-like, with protein sequence MMLPQTRKFGDASSQTALTPVCFPPQPNIANGRFREERTASEQTFEASSSAADDPQGSQEDLEKSPEKNKKRNRCFLCKKKVGLTGFECRCGNLYCSVHRYSDMHACHFDYKADAAEKIRKENPMVVGEKLQKI encoded by the exons atgatgctgccacaaacccGCAAATTTGGCGACGCGAGTTCACAAACTGCGTTAACCCCTGTTTGCTTCCCTCCGCAGCCCAACATTGCCAATGGCCGCTTCAGAGAGGAAAGAACAGCGTCGGAACAGACATTTGAGG cttcCTCGTCAGCGGCGGATGATCCACAGGGATCCCAGGAAGACCTGGAAAAGTCTCCCGAGAAGAACAAGAAGCGGAATCGTTGCTTCCTTTGCAAGAAGAAAGTGGGACTAACGG GGTTCGAGTGCCGGTGCGGCAACCTGTACTGCTCCGTCCACCGGTACTCCGACATGCACGCCTGTCACTTTGACTACAAAGCGGATGCCGCGGAGAAGATCAGGAAGGAGAACCCAATGGTGGTCGGGGAGAAGCTGCAAAAGATTTAA